The following coding sequences are from one Methanofollis sp. window:
- a CDS encoding autoantigen p27 domain-containing protein — protein MAEKKPEDIMAEYLLKGGKMLAKECKICGSPLFEYRGKTFCVVCAERGAEGERTPEPPAPAAVAVPRPAGSAEAGIEGAIASLCARVEGEQDERRCLTLMEAVLAGAEALRMLRQS, from the coding sequence ATGGCAGAGAAAAAACCCGAGGACATCATGGCAGAATACCTCCTGAAAGGAGGTAAAATGCTTGCGAAGGAGTGCAAAATCTGCGGATCTCCCCTCTTCGAGTACAGGGGAAAGACATTCTGCGTTGTCTGTGCCGAGAGAGGCGCGGAAGGTGAGCGCACCCCTGAGCCTCCGGCGCCCGCGGCGGTCGCCGTACCCCGGCCGGCCGGGTCGGCCGAGGCCGGGATCGAAGGGGCGATCGCCTCCCTCTGCGCCCGCGTCGAAGGCGAGCAGGACGAGCGGCGCTGCCTCACCCTGATGGAGGCCGTGCTCGCGGGGGCCGAGGCCCTCCGGATGCTCCGTCAGTCGTAA
- a CDS encoding UPF0147 family protein, with protein MATPQETINVCIQMLQHISEDNTIPRNIRRVADETKALLMNEEKSIGFRAAEAISTIDEISNDPNMPVHARTRIWELVSQLESIPLD; from the coding sequence ATGGCCACTCCACAAGAAACGATAAATGTCTGTATCCAGATGCTTCAGCATATCTCTGAAGATAACACAATCCCGCGGAACATCCGCAGGGTTGCTGACGAAACAAAGGCCCTTCTTATGAACGAGGAAAAGAGTATTGGTTTCAGGGCAGCAGAGGCCATCTCCACCATTGACGAGATCAGCAACGACCCGAACATGCCGGTACACGCCCGCACCCGCATCTGGGAACTTGTCTCGCAGCTTGAGAGCATCCCTCTCGACTGA
- a CDS encoding secondary thiamine-phosphate synthase enzyme YjbQ: MVYQEEITVTTHGEGEIVDLTAAVRRCVAASGTVTGACALFIIGSTAALTTIEYEDGVLRDLADALKRVAPSGIAYAHDARWGDGNGRSHVRASLVGPSLVVPVQDGALRLGTWQQIVLLELDVREHRERTVLCTVIP; the protein is encoded by the coding sequence ATGGTCTACCAGGAAGAGATCACCGTCACCACCCACGGCGAGGGGGAGATCGTCGACCTCACCGCCGCGGTGCGCCGGTGCGTCGCCGCAAGCGGCACCGTGACCGGAGCCTGCGCCCTCTTTATCATCGGGTCGACCGCCGCCCTCACCACCATCGAATACGAGGACGGCGTCCTCCGCGACCTTGCAGACGCCCTCAAACGCGTCGCCCCCTCCGGCATCGCCTATGCCCACGACGCACGCTGGGGAGACGGCAACGGCCGCTCGCACGTGCGGGCGTCCCTTGTCGGCCCCTCGCTCGTCGTCCCTGTGCAGGACGGGGCGCTACGCCTCGGTACCTGGCAGCAGATCGTGCTCCTCGAACTCGACGTCAGGGAGCACCGGGAGCGGACCGTCCTGTGCACGGTCATCCCCTGA